The following are from one region of the Synechococcus sp. CBW1108 genome:
- a CDS encoding geranylgeranyl reductase family protein, whose amino-acid sequence MAPPAHEQRPRYDLVVVGAGPAGATAAAVAARGGLRVALLEKQPLPRHKPCGGGMPVPVQRELLDLAPEALVDTRVRYMRHSWCFGRAVEAPIDPPGTPPEQSRGLLMVQRPRFDHALVCQAQAAGVELLEGHAFAGLERVAGGVTLQVRRRAVAGQEAAAGSLLADAVIGADGAAGGVAAAVGLRRSARIALALELEVPHRWDPADPLLRPDLLHLEYGALRRGYAWVFPKADHLNIGAGLFYGRQRDLRRDPRARSRIMAAIGAYAAALGVDPARLRGLRGHGHPLPIWDGPEPLHSADGRVLLVGDAAGLINPLFGDGLFHAIRSGRLAAEALLAGQPCSHTARVHGLLADDFEAARRLGRLFYGLSGLTYRYGIAQPRATPLAVRLLGGELNFRGLGRRSLRRIASGLLGEVVGIGWRQQKAPDG is encoded by the coding sequence ATGGCACCGCCAGCCCACGAGCAGCGGCCCCGATACGACCTGGTGGTGGTGGGGGCCGGGCCGGCCGGCGCCACGGCGGCGGCGGTGGCGGCCAGAGGTGGGCTGCGGGTGGCCCTGCTGGAGAAGCAGCCCTTGCCCCGCCACAAGCCCTGTGGCGGCGGCATGCCGGTGCCGGTGCAGCGGGAGCTGCTCGACCTGGCCCCCGAGGCGCTGGTGGATACGCGGGTGCGCTACATGCGCCACAGCTGGTGTTTCGGCCGGGCGGTGGAGGCGCCGATTGATCCGCCCGGCACGCCGCCGGAGCAATCGCGCGGGCTGCTGATGGTGCAGCGGCCGCGCTTCGACCATGCCCTGGTGTGCCAGGCCCAGGCCGCCGGCGTTGAGCTGCTGGAGGGCCATGCCTTTGCGGGCCTCGAGCGCGTTGCTGGCGGCGTGACTCTGCAGGTGCGGCGGCGGGCCGTGGCGGGCCAGGAAGCCGCGGCGGGCTCGCTGCTGGCCGATGCCGTGATCGGTGCCGATGGGGCCGCCGGAGGGGTGGCCGCCGCCGTGGGGCTGCGCCGCTCAGCGCGGATCGCCCTGGCCCTCGAGCTGGAGGTGCCGCACCGCTGGGATCCGGCCGATCCGCTGCTGCGCCCGGATCTGCTGCATCTGGAATACGGCGCCCTGCGCCGCGGCTACGCCTGGGTGTTCCCGAAGGCCGACCACCTCAACATCGGCGCTGGCCTCTTCTACGGCCGCCAGCGGGACCTGCGCCGCGACCCCCGCGCCCGTTCCCGCATCATGGCGGCGATAGGGGCATATGCCGCCGCCCTGGGGGTGGACCCCGCTCGCCTGCGCGGCCTGCGGGGCCACGGCCATCCCCTGCCCATCTGGGACGGGCCGGAACCGCTGCACAGCGCCGATGGCCGGGTGCTGCTGGTGGGCGATGCGGCCGGCCTGATCAATCCCCTCTTCGGCGACGGCCTGTTCCATGCCATCCGCAGCGGCCGGCTGGCGGCCGAGGCGCTACTGGCAGGCCAGCCCTGCAGCCACACCGCCCGGGTGCATGGCCTGCTCGCCGATGATTTTGAGGCGGCGCGGCGATTGGGGCGGCTCTTTTACGGCCTGAGCGGCCTCACCTACCGCTACGGCATCGCCCAGCCGCGGGCTACGCCATTGGCGGTGCGGCTTCTGGGGGGCGAGCTGAACTTCCGGGGCCTGGGCCGCCGCTCGCTGCGGCGCATCGCTAGCGGGCTGTTGGGGGAGGTGGTGGGGATCGGCTGGCGCCAACAAAAAGCCCCGGACGGTTGA
- the rpsD gene encoding 30S ribosomal protein S4, translating into MSRYRGPRLRITRRLGDLPGLTRKSAKRSYPPGQHGQARRKRSEYAIRLEEKQKLRFNYGISERQLVRYVKKARAQEGSTGTNLLKLLESRLDNVCFRLGFGPTVPGARQLVNHGHVTVNNRVVDIPSYQCKAGDVIVIRERKQSKKLAESNLEFPGLANIPPHLELDKNKLTAKVISKCEREWVALEINELLVVEFYSRKV; encoded by the coding sequence ATGTCTCGCTACCGCGGCCCTCGTCTGAGGATCACGCGGCGCTTGGGAGACCTTCCCGGTCTCACCCGTAAGTCCGCCAAGCGGTCTTATCCCCCCGGTCAGCACGGCCAAGCCCGTCGCAAGCGCTCCGAATACGCCATCCGCCTCGAAGAGAAGCAAAAGCTTCGCTTCAACTACGGCATCTCCGAGCGCCAGCTCGTGCGCTACGTCAAGAAGGCGCGCGCCCAGGAGGGTTCCACCGGAACCAACCTGCTGAAGCTGCTCGAGAGCCGCCTCGACAATGTGTGCTTCCGCCTGGGGTTTGGCCCCACCGTGCCCGGTGCCCGCCAGCTGGTGAACCATGGCCACGTGACCGTCAACAATCGTGTTGTGGACATCCCCAGCTACCAGTGCAAGGCCGGCGACGTGATCGTCATCCGCGAGCGCAAACAGAGCAAGAAGCTGGCTGAGAGCAACCTGGAATTCCCCGGCCTGGCCAACATCCCACCCCACCTTGAGCTCGACAAGAACAAGCTCACAGCCAAGGTGATCAGCAAGTGCGAGCGCGAGTGGGTCGCCCTCGAAATAAACGAACTTCTGGTGGTGGAGTTCTATAGCCGCAAGGTTTGA
- the yidD gene encoding membrane protein insertion efficiency factor YidD — protein sequence MRQRSILSVGPRDLELQPEPTLASLAAAGPGGLAGLVAALLLGLIGFYRRWLSPLLGPRCRFIPSCSAYGLEAISRHGPWRGSWLTLGRLLRCHPFTPCGCDPVPD from the coding sequence ATGCGCCAACGATCGATCCTATCGGTTGGGCCGCGCGACCTTGAGCTGCAGCCCGAGCCGACGCTGGCGTCGCTCGCAGCCGCTGGGCCCGGGGGGCTGGCGGGGCTGGTGGCGGCTCTGTTGCTTGGCTTGATTGGCTTCTACCGCCGCTGGCTCTCGCCCCTGCTGGGCCCCCGCTGCCGCTTCATCCCCAGCTGCAGCGCCTATGGCCTCGAGGCGATCAGTCGCCATGGCCCCTGGCGCGGCAGCTGGCTCACCCTGGGGCGGCTACTGCGCTGCCATCCGTTCACCCCCTGCGGCTGTGATCCCGTACCCGATTAG
- a CDS encoding glutaredoxin family protein, with protein MNSLILITRKGCCLCEGLGQKLAALAPAPAVVVIDVDTDPALQHRYGLEVPVLLLRSSAGDRELPRVPPRLTGAGLQVWLQKQGFFGQEA; from the coding sequence ATGAATTCGCTGATTCTGATAACCCGCAAGGGCTGCTGCCTGTGTGAGGGCCTTGGCCAGAAGCTGGCCGCCCTGGCCCCTGCGCCGGCAGTGGTGGTGATCGATGTGGACACTGACCCGGCCCTGCAGCATCGCTACGGGCTGGAGGTGCCCGTGTTGCTGCTGCGCTCATCGGCTGGGGATCGGGAGTTGCCTCGGGTGCCGCCGCGGCTGACCGGGGCCGGCTTGCAGGTTTGGTTGCAGAAGCAGGGTTTTTTCGGCCAGGAGGCTTAG
- a CDS encoding UDP-N-acetylmuramoyl-L-alanyl-D-glutamate--2,6-diaminopimelate ligase, with protein sequence MTQLLHSVLRQVGLEVPADLPDGELAGISCDSRRVGPGSLFVGLPGTQVDGGCFWPQALRAGALAAVISPAAAAAHPPGPGDGVLVAADPLARWAGLLAAEFWDQPSQRLTLIGVTGTNGKTTTTHLIEHLAAAAGRPAALFGTLVNRWPGQSVTAQHTTAFADLLQAQLAQAVEAGAQIGAMEVSSHALDQQRVAGCRFAGAVFTNLSQDHLDYHPSMQAYFEAKARLFAEPLLAGGAVVNADDPWGAQLAARLGASCWRSSLEDPSAELFIAELQLGAAGVRGVLRTPAGEGSFHSPLVGRFNLMNLLQAVGALVQQGVPLPRLLEGLASFGGVPGRMERVVVGDGQGAPAVLVDYAHTPDGLENALAACRPFTAGRLICVFGCGGDRDRSKRPQMGAIAARLADQLYVTSDNPRTEDPQQILADVVAGIPPGGSMQVEADRAAAIAAAIATAAPGDLVLIAGKGHEDYQILGTTKVPFDDREEAEKALRRRRTT encoded by the coding sequence ATGACCCAGCTGCTCCATTCGGTCCTGCGGCAGGTGGGTCTGGAGGTGCCGGCGGACTTGCCGGACGGGGAGCTGGCCGGCATCAGTTGCGATTCCCGCCGGGTAGGCCCCGGCTCCCTGTTTGTGGGGTTGCCAGGCACCCAGGTGGATGGGGGTTGCTTCTGGCCCCAGGCACTTCGGGCCGGGGCCCTGGCGGCCGTGATCAGCCCTGCGGCGGCCGCGGCCCACCCGCCTGGCCCAGGGGATGGGGTGCTGGTGGCAGCCGATCCCCTGGCCCGCTGGGCGGGTTTGCTGGCGGCAGAGTTTTGGGACCAGCCCAGCCAGCGGCTCACCTTGATCGGGGTCACCGGCACCAATGGCAAAACCACCACCACCCACCTGATTGAGCATCTGGCCGCCGCTGCCGGCCGGCCGGCGGCCCTCTTCGGCACCCTGGTGAACCGCTGGCCCGGCCAGAGCGTCACCGCCCAGCACACCACCGCCTTCGCCGATCTGCTCCAGGCCCAGCTGGCCCAGGCCGTCGAGGCCGGTGCCCAGATCGGTGCCATGGAGGTGAGCTCCCATGCCCTGGATCAGCAGCGGGTGGCGGGATGTCGGTTCGCCGGGGCCGTGTTCACCAATCTCAGTCAAGACCATCTCGACTACCACCCATCTATGCAGGCCTACTTCGAGGCCAAGGCGCGGTTGTTTGCCGAGCCGTTGCTGGCGGGCGGGGCGGTGGTGAATGCTGATGACCCCTGGGGAGCCCAGCTGGCGGCACGGTTGGGCGCGAGCTGCTGGCGCAGTTCCCTGGAAGACCCCAGCGCCGAGCTGTTCATCGCTGAGCTGCAGCTCGGCGCAGCTGGCGTGCGCGGGGTGCTGCGGACGCCGGCGGGGGAAGGGTCATTCCACTCGCCGCTGGTGGGGCGCTTCAACCTGATGAACCTGCTGCAGGCGGTTGGAGCCTTGGTACAGCAGGGAGTCCCCCTGCCCCGGTTGCTCGAGGGGCTGGCCAGCTTCGGCGGCGTGCCCGGCCGGATGGAGCGGGTGGTGGTGGGGGATGGCCAGGGGGCTCCGGCGGTGCTGGTGGATTACGCCCACACTCCCGATGGCCTGGAAAACGCCCTGGCGGCCTGCCGGCCCTTCACGGCGGGGCGTCTGATCTGCGTGTTTGGCTGCGGCGGTGACCGCGACCGCAGCAAGCGCCCCCAGATGGGTGCGATCGCAGCGCGGCTGGCCGACCAGCTCTATGTGACCTCCGACAACCCCCGCACCGAAGATCCCCAGCAGATCCTGGCCGACGTGGTGGCAGGCATTCCTCCTGGAGGATCCATGCAGGTGGAGGCCGACCGGGCGGCAGCCATCGCCGCCGCCATCGCCACGGCCGCACCTGGGGATCTGGTGCTGATCGCCGGCAAGGGCCACGAGGACTACCAGATTCTCGGCACCACCAAGGTTCCTTTCGACGATCGGGAAGAGGCGGAGAAAGCCCTGCGCCGCCGGCGGACCACTTAG
- the aqpZ gene encoding aquaporin Z, which yields MPIGRKLLAEGFGTFWLVLGGCGSAAIAANFPYITGSDIAPGNPFGLGFLGVSLAFGLTVVTMAYAIGHISGCHLNPAVSFGLWASGRMKGSELLPYIVAQVIGGVLAGGFIKLVVAGGPAFDLVMSGSNPLATNGWGSHSPGGYGFWAALIVELVLTFFFLLVIIGATDRLAPSGFAGLAIGLTLALIHMISIPVTNTSVNPARSTAVAVWAGVEAMGQLWLFWLAPIVGALLAGWVYRNVFSDQAS from the coding sequence ATTCCAATAGGCAGGAAGCTTCTTGCCGAAGGCTTCGGTACTTTTTGGCTGGTGTTGGGAGGGTGCGGCAGTGCCGCAATCGCAGCTAATTTCCCTTACATCACTGGATCTGATATTGCCCCGGGCAATCCCTTTGGCCTGGGCTTTCTGGGCGTGTCGCTGGCCTTTGGTCTCACGGTGGTGACCATGGCCTATGCAATTGGCCACATCTCTGGATGTCACCTCAATCCGGCGGTGAGCTTCGGCCTTTGGGCCAGCGGCCGAATGAAGGGTTCGGAGCTGCTTCCTTACATCGTGGCTCAGGTGATTGGGGGTGTGCTGGCGGGAGGTTTCATCAAGCTGGTGGTGGCCGGTGGACCGGCGTTTGATTTAGTAATGTCTGGCAGCAACCCGCTTGCAACAAATGGGTGGGGCAGCCATTCGCCGGGTGGCTATGGCTTTTGGGCGGCCTTGATCGTGGAGCTGGTGCTCACTTTCTTCTTCCTGTTGGTGATTATTGGGGCCACCGATCGTCTGGCACCCTCTGGTTTTGCTGGCCTTGCTATCGGCCTCACCTTGGCGCTGATTCACATGATCAGTATTCCGGTGACCAACACATCAGTGAACCCTGCCCGGAGCACTGCAGTGGCTGTTTGGGCCGGAGTGGAAGCGATGGGTCAGCTCTGGTTGTTCTGGCTGGCGCCGATTGTGGGGGCCCTGCTGGCTGGCTGGGTTTATCGCAATGTGTTCAGCGACCAGGCTTCCTGA